A single window of Ferrimonas balearica DSM 9799 DNA harbors:
- a CDS encoding MotA/TolQ/ExbB proton channel family protein, which yields MKKILSTAFVAAALSFSAAPMAAEQTPAQTLDQLLNQIQQSRQSEGRINKQREAAFVSERADKQQLLRDAKAALAAEKQRGEDLANRFTNNDQEIDRLSRDLATATGDLGEMFGVVRQVSGDMSGQLNASLISAQYPGRDDFMAELAAAKELPTIKELEELWIALQTEMTQSGKVVKFNAEVIDPNGNVSEQPVTRVGNFTLLADKEYLTYNSETGTIQRLAKQPEGFKVRTVGQYAAASAGQTPLFVDPSRGALLAVYTQKATLEEQFHQGGTVGYIIAALLGVGVLISLWKILTLTMESAKIRAQVKNVDKPGNNALGRILKTYQANKDVDVETLELKIDEAILKETPRIESGVNMIKVMAAISPMLGLLGTVTGMIETFQNITLFGTGDPKIMAGGISMALVTTVLGLVAALPLLLMHALVAGRAKSVVEVIEEQSAGIIATHAEQRGK from the coding sequence ATGAAAAAGATCCTCTCTACTGCCTTTGTGGCAGCCGCACTGTCTTTCTCAGCCGCGCCGATGGCCGCTGAGCAAACTCCGGCTCAGACTCTGGACCAGCTGCTGAACCAGATCCAGCAGTCCCGTCAGTCTGAAGGTCGCATCAACAAACAGCGTGAAGCTGCTTTTGTTTCCGAGCGTGCCGACAAGCAACAACTGCTGCGTGATGCCAAGGCCGCCCTGGCTGCTGAAAAGCAGCGTGGCGAAGACTTGGCTAACCGCTTTACCAATAACGACCAGGAGATCGACCGTCTGAGCCGTGACCTGGCCACCGCCACCGGTGACCTCGGCGAGATGTTCGGTGTGGTACGTCAGGTGTCCGGCGACATGTCCGGTCAGCTGAATGCCTCTCTGATCAGCGCCCAGTACCCGGGCCGCGATGACTTCATGGCTGAACTGGCTGCCGCTAAAGAGCTGCCGACCATCAAGGAACTGGAAGAGCTGTGGATTGCTCTGCAGACCGAGATGACCCAGTCCGGCAAGGTAGTTAAGTTCAACGCTGAAGTTATCGATCCGAACGGCAATGTCTCCGAGCAGCCGGTTACCCGTGTGGGTAACTTCACCCTGCTGGCCGACAAAGAGTACCTGACCTACAACTCTGAAACCGGCACCATCCAGCGTCTGGCTAAACAGCCGGAAGGCTTCAAGGTTCGCACTGTAGGCCAATACGCTGCCGCTTCTGCCGGTCAGACCCCGCTGTTTGTTGACCCGTCCCGTGGCGCGCTGCTGGCGGTTTACACTCAGAAAGCCACTCTGGAAGAGCAGTTCCACCAGGGCGGTACCGTGGGTTACATCATCGCCGCTCTGCTGGGTGTGGGTGTCCTGATCTCCCTGTGGAAGATCCTGACCCTGACCATGGAGTCTGCGAAGATCCGCGCTCAGGTTAAGAACGTCGACAAGCCGGGCAACAACGCTCTGGGCCGCATCCTGAAGACCTACCAGGCCAACAAGGACGTGGACGTTGAAACCCTCGAACTGAAGATCGACGAAGCCATCCTTAAGGAAACTCCGCGCATCGAAAGCGGCGTTAACATGATTAAGGTGATGGCCGCCATCTCTCCGATGCTGGGTCTGCTCGGTACCGTAACCGGTATGATCGAGACCTTCCAGAACATCACCCTGTTTGGTACTGGTGACCCGAAGATCATGGCCGGTGGTATCTCCATGGCTCTGGTAACGACCGTACTGGGTCTGGTTGCTGCCCTGCCGCTGCTGCTGATGCACGCTTTGGTAGCTGGCCGTGCCAAGTCCGTGGTTGAAGTTATCGAAGAACAAAGTGCGGGCATCATTGCGACTCACGCTGAACAGCGAGGCAAGTAA
- a CDS encoding MotA/TolQ/ExbB proton channel family protein, with translation MLYLVELWESVRDFMATGGDVLWLVAGALFLMWALMLERYFFVSFVFPKMRKEIITRWEAREDTTSWYAHRIREAWISQAKEQLNARMGLINTLVAICPMLGLLGTVTGMIAVFEVMAVQGTGNPRLMAGGISMATIPTMSGMVAALSGVFFSTRLNAKLKLSQEQLVDSLPHH, from the coding sequence ATGCTTTACCTGGTAGAACTCTGGGAATCTGTCAGGGACTTCATGGCCACCGGGGGCGACGTCCTCTGGTTGGTGGCAGGAGCATTGTTCCTGATGTGGGCTCTTATGCTTGAGCGTTACTTCTTTGTCAGCTTCGTTTTCCCGAAGATGCGCAAAGAGATTATCACTCGCTGGGAAGCTCGTGAGGACACAACCTCCTGGTATGCCCACCGCATTCGTGAAGCGTGGATCTCCCAGGCCAAAGAACAATTAAATGCGCGTATGGGGTTGATCAACACCCTGGTCGCCATCTGCCCGATGTTGGGTCTGCTCGGTACCGTAACCGGCATGATCGCAGTATTTGAGGTAATGGCAGTACAGGGTACCGGTAACCCCCGCTTGATGGCTGGTGGTATCTCCATGGCCACCATCCCGACCATGTCGGGCATGGTAGCGGCCCTCTCTGGGGTGTTCTTCAGTACTCGCCTGAACGCGAAACTGAAACTGTCCCAAGAGCAACTGGTAGATAGTCTGCCTCATCACTAA
- a CDS encoding ExbD/TolR family protein translates to MARKKHYSAAEEAQVDMTPMLDIVFIMLIFFIVTTSFVKESGIEVNRPKAQQASKKPSANIFIAINEAGIVYMEKREVDIQRVRANVERMLAEAPEAQVMIQADQQAKHGIVVKVMDQVKAAGIDKISVSAEND, encoded by the coding sequence ATGGCACGTAAGAAGCATTACAGCGCCGCTGAAGAAGCCCAGGTCGACATGACCCCGATGCTGGACATCGTGTTCATCATGCTGATTTTCTTCATCGTAACGACCTCGTTCGTGAAGGAATCCGGCATTGAGGTGAACCGTCCTAAGGCACAGCAGGCGAGCAAAAAACCCTCGGCGAACATCTTTATCGCCATTAACGAGGCCGGCATTGTCTACATGGAGAAGCGTGAAGTTGATATTCAACGTGTACGCGCCAACGTAGAGCGTATGCTGGCGGAGGCCCCGGAAGCCCAGGTTATGATCCAGGCTGACCAGCAGGCCAAACACGGCATTGTTGTGAAGGTTATGGATCAGGTTAAGGCGGCCGGTATCGATAAGATCTCGGTGTCTGCGGAGAACGATTGA
- a CDS encoding energy transducer TonB, which yields MLRALLALIVGAAVTFALFSFMAFLVGGGAKRADNQFKTPPIEIVMERQDAKAQNRDRPKPKPPKPPQQPPKPVEMQPDTNDVSDSVSINVPSVDLGDMSAGLGDPSAAMARDGDATPIVRIEPRYPIKAARDGKEGYVILSFTINEMGGVDDVQVIEAEPRRLFDQEARRALRKWKYKPKIVDGKPVKQPGQTVRLDFTLDKA from the coding sequence ATGTTGAGAGCACTGTTAGCCCTGATTGTCGGTGCTGCGGTGACCTTCGCCTTGTTCTCTTTCATGGCATTTCTGGTTGGCGGCGGTGCTAAGCGCGCCGACAACCAGTTCAAAACGCCGCCGATTGAGATCGTGATGGAACGTCAGGATGCCAAAGCGCAGAACCGTGACCGACCTAAGCCGAAGCCGCCGAAGCCGCCTCAGCAGCCGCCGAAGCCGGTGGAGATGCAACCGGACACCAACGATGTCTCTGACAGCGTGTCCATCAACGTTCCGAGTGTAGACTTGGGTGACATGAGCGCAGGACTGGGTGACCCCAGTGCAGCCATGGCCCGTGACGGTGACGCAACCCCGATCGTACGTATCGAGCCGCGTTACCCGATTAAGGCCGCTCGTGATGGTAAAGAGGGTTATGTAATCCTCAGCTTCACCATCAACGAGATGGGTGGCGTGGACGATGTGCAGGTGATTGAGGCTGAGCCTCGCCGCCTGTTCGACCAGGAAGCCCGTCGCGCACTGCGTAAGTGGAAGTACAAGCCGAAGATCGTTGACGGCAAGCCGGTGAAACAGCCGGGCCAGACCGTTCGACTGGACTTCACTCTGGATAAAGCCTAA
- a CDS encoding tetratricopeptide repeat protein, which produces MQRNSKLLPALLLSIAAGVITTPAPALAAEKCAVDTRKTRVVSERVGKRIQKAYELYSADQVDQALELLLEISTSNEFDKAYVSRFIGNLYAGKDGQAQTAMKHLKVAIDIDQLGGTDHAAALRLMADLSIQERKFEQSLKYYEQWMAFTCKEDTNVYLRMATANFELKRHDKVLPLADKAIATQTSPNKGPYTLKMGSYYETKQYTKAAKVVEDMVRLFPSDQRLWVQLAQMYMLSEDYKRSLYTMDVAYRNGYLEKPSEYKMLAQLYAQNEIPFRSAQIQEEYLSSGVVEKDEASLSMLANTYHQAKEIGKAITYYGQVAELTDKSRYYMRQAGLLMEAERFKEAKTAARKALDAQGLKSAGEAQMLLAQAHFYLEEYAPAYRAAQAAVKDSKTAKTAQGWVSYIQETAQRKKVQL; this is translated from the coding sequence ATGCAAAGAAATAGCAAATTGCTGCCTGCTTTACTGCTGAGCATTGCCGCCGGTGTGATCACCACACCGGCCCCCGCTCTGGCCGCTGAGAAGTGTGCCGTTGATACTCGCAAGACCCGCGTAGTATCAGAGCGAGTGGGTAAGCGCATCCAGAAGGCGTATGAGCTGTACAGCGCCGACCAAGTAGACCAGGCCCTCGAACTGCTGCTGGAGATCAGTACCAGCAACGAGTTTGATAAGGCCTACGTGTCCCGCTTTATCGGTAACCTGTACGCCGGTAAGGACGGTCAAGCCCAGACCGCGATGAAGCACCTCAAGGTGGCCATCGATATCGATCAACTGGGCGGGACTGACCATGCCGCGGCACTTCGCCTGATGGCTGACCTCAGCATCCAAGAGCGTAAGTTCGAACAGTCACTGAAGTACTACGAGCAGTGGATGGCGTTCACCTGTAAGGAAGACACCAATGTCTACCTGCGTATGGCGACCGCCAACTTCGAACTGAAGCGTCACGACAAGGTGTTGCCGTTGGCTGATAAGGCCATTGCCACTCAAACCAGCCCCAACAAAGGGCCCTACACCCTGAAGATGGGTTCCTACTACGAAACCAAGCAGTACACCAAGGCTGCCAAGGTGGTAGAGGATATGGTGCGATTGTTCCCGAGCGATCAGCGCCTGTGGGTTCAGCTGGCCCAGATGTACATGCTGAGCGAAGACTACAAGCGCTCTCTGTACACCATGGACGTGGCGTACCGTAACGGTTACCTGGAGAAGCCCTCTGAGTACAAGATGCTGGCTCAGCTCTATGCTCAGAACGAGATCCCGTTCCGCTCCGCCCAGATTCAGGAGGAATACCTGAGCAGTGGTGTGGTGGAGAAGGACGAGGCCTCACTCTCCATGCTGGCCAACACCTATCACCAGGCAAAAGAGATCGGTAAAGCGATCACTTACTATGGCCAGGTTGCAGAGCTGACTGACAAGTCACGCTACTACATGCGCCAGGCTGGCCTGTTGATGGAAGCGGAGCGCTTCAAAGAAGCCAAGACCGCCGCTCGTAAAGCGCTGGATGCCCAGGGCCTGAAGAGCGCGGGCGAAGCCCAGATGCTGCTGGCTCAGGCTCACTTCTATCTGGAAGAGTATGCTCCGGCATACCGCGCCGCTCAGGCCGCCGTTAAGGACAGTAAGACCGCCAAGACCGCGCAAGGTTGGGTGTCTTACATCCAGGAAACGGCCCAGCGTAAGAAAGTGCAGCTGTAA
- a CDS encoding DUF885 domain-containing protein: MKTSLSALAVVAALGLWGCTPSKQPDAPVKESASVAESAASVQEQYHALAEQYFQDLIALNPVMATYVGVHRYNNLLANNLSDEYLKSRHELNSRYLKQLMKLDWDQLNDADRLSAQVLKYELETALVAETFPSRFLPMNQFYSRVISFVQLGSGESAQPFNTVEDYDNFIGRINDFSGWVDSAIARMEEGSESNVVLPRILVQRILPQLQAQLDTPIAESPFYGPLENLPEGLSDADAKALSERYEQALTGTLVPALTRLNDYFNDTYLAKARGTHGWGALPNGADWYQHLANLHTTTEMPVAEIHQLGLDEVARILKEMDAVRVQVGFEGDLAAFFEHLGSDEQFFFADKQGLIDGYMGLKDEINAVLPQYFDVMPKADYVVKAVEPFRERSAAGASYQAPAPDGSRPGVFYINTYNLKAQPKWGMTTLSLHEAAPGHHFQIAIKQELEGVASFQRFGGYTAFEEGWALYAEQLGIEMGLFSDPYQYFGKLSDEMLRAMRLVVDTGLHAKGWSREQAIQYMLDNSPMAESDVVAEVERYMAIPGQALSYKVGQLTILALREEAQAELGDKFDLRAFHNQVLTSGSLPMAVLQEKIRRWIDAQA, encoded by the coding sequence ATGAAAACCTCACTCTCCGCCCTGGCCGTTGTTGCGGCACTGGGGCTGTGGGGATGTACCCCTTCCAAGCAACCGGATGCGCCCGTGAAGGAGAGCGCCAGCGTCGCTGAAAGTGCGGCCAGTGTGCAGGAGCAATACCACGCCCTGGCGGAACAGTACTTTCAGGATTTGATCGCCCTGAACCCGGTGATGGCGACCTACGTGGGCGTACATCGTTACAACAACCTATTGGCCAACAACCTCTCTGACGAGTACCTGAAATCTCGTCACGAGCTGAACAGCCGATACCTCAAGCAGCTGATGAAGCTGGACTGGGACCAGCTCAATGACGCAGACCGCCTCAGTGCTCAGGTGCTGAAGTACGAGCTGGAAACGGCTCTGGTTGCCGAGACGTTCCCCAGCCGTTTCCTGCCGATGAACCAGTTCTACAGCCGGGTTATCAGCTTTGTGCAGCTGGGCAGTGGTGAAAGTGCCCAACCGTTCAATACGGTGGAGGACTACGACAACTTTATCGGCCGTATTAACGACTTCTCAGGCTGGGTCGACAGCGCCATTGCACGGATGGAGGAGGGCAGCGAGTCCAACGTGGTGCTGCCGCGTATCCTGGTGCAGCGTATCCTGCCTCAGCTTCAGGCTCAGTTGGATACGCCCATAGCGGAAAGCCCCTTCTATGGTCCGCTCGAGAATCTGCCGGAAGGGCTCAGCGACGCGGATGCCAAGGCGTTGAGCGAGCGTTATGAGCAGGCCCTGACAGGCACGCTGGTGCCAGCGCTGACACGACTGAATGACTATTTCAATGACACCTATCTGGCCAAAGCTCGCGGGACGCATGGCTGGGGCGCGCTGCCCAATGGTGCGGACTGGTATCAGCATCTGGCCAATCTTCATACCACTACCGAGATGCCCGTGGCGGAGATCCACCAGCTCGGTCTGGACGAGGTGGCACGAATTCTCAAAGAGATGGATGCGGTTCGGGTTCAGGTGGGTTTTGAGGGCGATCTTGCGGCCTTCTTCGAACATCTGGGCAGCGATGAGCAGTTCTTTTTCGCTGATAAGCAGGGGCTGATCGACGGTTACATGGGGTTGAAGGATGAGATCAATGCCGTACTGCCCCAGTACTTTGATGTGATGCCAAAGGCGGACTACGTGGTGAAAGCGGTGGAACCTTTCCGCGAACGCTCTGCCGCCGGGGCCAGCTACCAGGCACCGGCGCCGGATGGCTCACGCCCCGGGGTGTTTTACATCAACACCTACAACCTGAAAGCGCAGCCCAAATGGGGGATGACCACGCTCTCCCTGCATGAGGCGGCGCCGGGTCACCATTTCCAGATTGCGATCAAGCAGGAGCTTGAGGGCGTAGCCAGTTTCCAGCGCTTCGGCGGCTATACCGCCTTTGAAGAGGGCTGGGCACTGTACGCCGAACAGCTGGGTATCGAGATGGGCCTGTTCAGTGATCCGTACCAATACTTCGGCAAGCTGTCTGATGAGATGCTTCGGGCCATGCGGCTGGTGGTGGATACCGGCCTTCATGCCAAGGGCTGGAGCCGTGAGCAAGCCATTCAGTACATGCTCGACAACAGCCCGATGGCCGAGTCCGATGTGGTGGCTGAGGTGGAACGCTATATGGCGATTCCTGGCCAGGCGTTGTCCTACAAGGTGGGGCAGTTGACCATCCTTGCCCTGCGTGAAGAAGCGCAAGCGGAATTGGGAGACAAGTTTGACCTGCGTGCCTTTCACAATCAGGTGTTGACGTCAGGTTCACTGCCGATGGCTGTGCTGCAGGAGAAGATCCGTCGCTGGATCGACGCGCAAGCATAA
- a CDS encoding TonB-dependent receptor plug domain-containing protein, with protein MQYPSTVARSVRAALISSTIAGAAIATPTFAEEANVAENVERISVTGSRIKRADMETASPVNVIGADRIEAGSYTSVEQILQESTASAGAAVGSSTNNGGRGAARIDLRGMGAERTLVLVNGRRMVVSGTGADASVDLNTIPVSIIERIEVLKDGASAVYGSDAVAGVINIITKTDFEGFQLDGQIGASDKGDGETGELSALWGTNFDRGNLVLGASYVNRGEVYQDDRFWSNCGPWGDCGGWSSTIPGGSLNWGDGYYTPNGDGSWSEQDEYFNYVPYSYLSTPMERYSLNGNFKYELFTDTSVFVEAMYTRRDSDQQMAPAPITNLELDTAELGSGPWDGEEAAVYKRRMDEAGPRIFDQTTDTYRVVAGLEGYLDIGNGYDWDISYTFGRNEATSWARNLAITSLVEDSIYENPNAWLSGEPLSEDILSKVMYDDRSEGGNEMHVFAANLSGELFELPAGAIAFATGAEYRKEEGWFTPDPITQAGQSSQSQQDPTQGDYDTTQLYAEFAVPLLSGLRFADEVTMEAAVRWFDYSTFGSDTTWKLGLTWRVNDELMLRGVASTAFRAPSVSELYGGNVGSFDYLTDPCSGVDYSGNSTLAQQCRTIGWDDPSQAKEFTQQDSQMEVTWTTDPDLQPEEADTFTAGFVYSPAYLDGFSMTIDYWSFEVTNAITRIDRQAYLNACYQNGDANACEALDITRSTVTGEIETFHAPLVNAGYQETDGVDANFRYAWEYGGHDWTLNWDITRLLNFSQDGVDYTGTISGMNGGYAEWRQNAQLMVNADNWTFNYQLRMVGEMVDLTEPEFEVAAAWYHNVSYLYRFTDGFNVTVGVNNLFDETPKYHPSYKDVWTTPEVYDVMGRYFFTKFTYQF; from the coding sequence ATGCAGTACCCATCAACTGTTGCGCGTTCCGTTCGCGCTGCACTCATTTCAAGCACCATCGCCGGTGCCGCCATTGCCACCCCGACCTTTGCCGAAGAAGCCAACGTTGCTGAAAACGTAGAGCGCATCTCCGTAACCGGTTCCCGCATTAAGCGTGCCGATATGGAAACCGCCTCTCCGGTCAACGTGATTGGCGCTGATCGCATCGAAGCGGGTTCTTACACCTCTGTTGAGCAGATCCTGCAGGAAAGCACCGCCTCTGCGGGTGCCGCTGTTGGCTCCTCAACCAACAACGGTGGCCGTGGTGCCGCTCGTATTGACCTGCGTGGTATGGGTGCCGAGCGTACTCTGGTATTGGTAAACGGCCGCCGTATGGTGGTTTCCGGTACCGGTGCTGACGCGTCTGTCGATCTGAACACCATTCCGGTGTCCATCATTGAGCGCATCGAAGTGCTCAAGGACGGTGCTTCTGCGGTTTACGGTTCCGATGCCGTTGCCGGTGTGATCAACATCATCACCAAAACCGATTTCGAAGGCTTCCAGCTGGACGGTCAGATCGGCGCTTCTGATAAGGGTGACGGTGAAACCGGTGAGCTGAGCGCTCTGTGGGGCACCAACTTTGACCGCGGTAACCTGGTGCTGGGCGCCTCTTACGTGAACCGTGGTGAGGTGTACCAGGATGACCGTTTCTGGTCTAACTGTGGCCCGTGGGGCGACTGTGGTGGCTGGAGCTCGACCATTCCGGGCGGCTCACTGAACTGGGGTGATGGCTACTACACCCCGAACGGTGATGGCTCCTGGAGCGAGCAGGACGAGTACTTCAACTACGTCCCGTACAGCTACCTCTCCACCCCGATGGAGCGCTACAGCCTGAACGGTAACTTTAAGTACGAGCTGTTTACCGACACCAGCGTGTTTGTCGAAGCGATGTACACCCGCCGTGACTCCGATCAGCAGATGGCACCGGCTCCGATCACCAACCTCGAACTCGATACCGCAGAGCTGGGTTCCGGCCCGTGGGACGGTGAAGAGGCCGCCGTGTACAAACGTCGTATGGACGAAGCGGGTCCGCGTATCTTTGACCAGACTACCGACACCTACCGTGTTGTGGCCGGCCTGGAAGGTTACCTCGACATCGGCAACGGCTACGACTGGGACATCTCTTACACCTTCGGTCGCAACGAAGCCACCAGCTGGGCCCGTAACCTGGCCATCACCTCCCTCGTCGAGGACTCGATCTACGAAAACCCCAACGCCTGGTTGTCCGGTGAGCCGTTGAGCGAAGATATCCTGTCTAAGGTGATGTACGACGACCGCTCCGAAGGCGGCAACGAGATGCACGTGTTCGCGGCCAACCTGTCTGGCGAGCTGTTTGAACTGCCGGCTGGCGCCATCGCGTTCGCTACCGGTGCGGAATACCGTAAGGAAGAGGGCTGGTTCACGCCGGACCCGATCACCCAGGCCGGTCAGTCCTCTCAGTCTCAGCAGGATCCGACCCAGGGCGACTACGACACCACTCAGCTGTACGCGGAGTTTGCGGTACCGCTGCTGTCCGGCCTGCGTTTTGCCGATGAAGTCACCATGGAAGCTGCGGTTCGCTGGTTTGACTACAGCACCTTTGGCTCCGACACCACCTGGAAGCTGGGCCTGACCTGGCGCGTGAACGACGAGTTGATGCTGCGTGGTGTGGCCTCCACCGCCTTCCGTGCGCCGAGTGTTTCCGAACTGTACGGCGGTAACGTGGGCTCCTTCGACTACCTGACCGATCCGTGCTCCGGTGTCGACTACAGTGGCAACAGCACCCTGGCTCAGCAGTGTCGCACCATAGGTTGGGATGACCCGAGCCAGGCCAAGGAGTTCACCCAGCAAGACAGCCAGATGGAAGTCACCTGGACCACCGATCCGGATCTGCAGCCGGAAGAGGCGGACACCTTTACTGCTGGTTTCGTTTACAGCCCGGCGTACCTGGATGGTTTCTCCATGACCATCGATTACTGGAGCTTCGAAGTTACCAACGCCATCACCCGTATCGACCGTCAGGCCTACCTGAACGCGTGTTACCAGAATGGCGATGCGAACGCCTGTGAAGCGCTGGATATCACTCGCAGCACCGTAACCGGTGAGATCGAGACCTTCCACGCGCCGCTGGTGAACGCGGGCTACCAGGAAACCGACGGTGTGGATGCCAACTTCCGCTACGCGTGGGAGTACGGCGGTCATGACTGGACCCTGAACTGGGACATCACCCGTCTGCTGAACTTCTCTCAGGACGGTGTGGATTACACCGGTACCATCAGTGGCATGAACGGTGGCTACGCCGAATGGCGTCAGAACGCTCAGTTGATGGTGAACGCCGACAACTGGACCTTCAACTACCAGCTGCGCATGGTGGGTGAGATGGTTGACCTGACCGAGCCGGAGTTTGAAGTGGCTGCAGCCTGGTACCACAACGTGTCCTACCTGTACCGCTTTACCGACGGTTTCAACGTCACTGTGGGCGTGAACAACCTGTTCGACGAGACCCCGAAGTACCACCCGAGCTACAAAGACGTGTGGACCACTCCGGAGGTGTATGACGTGATGGGTCGTTACTTCTTCACCAAGTTCACCTACCAGTTCTAA